Sequence from the Eleginops maclovinus isolate JMC-PN-2008 ecotype Puerto Natales chromosome 14, JC_Emac_rtc_rv5, whole genome shotgun sequence genome:
GTCTGTCTGCTCCGCCTGTGTCCTCCTCTTTGCTCcacttttctctttgtctccttcATCTGTCTCCTCCATCTGTAAAGTTCCTCCTCCGTcagctttcctctgttttgtttctccTGCAGTGATGTCAGGAAACTCTGCAGAGTCCTTTTCAGATtcagaggtggaggaggaaaaggaggaggtgaaggagaagGTGGAGGTGATGATGGTGAAGAGGAAAGGACCGGGTAGACCCCGCAAAAAGAGAGCACCACCCCCCTCCGTCAGCCCCTCTGTAGCCAGCAGCCATAAGAAAAGATGTACCCCACCGAAATCAGGTATGCTTTTGACTACTGCTACACCTGCTCCACCTGTTTCCTCTCACTTTGATCCCCCTGTCACTCTGCTCCACCTGTGTTTTCTCACTTTGCTCAATATATTTCCTCTCACTTTGCTCCAACTGTTTCCTCCCACTCTGGTCCACCTTTTTCCTCTCACTTTGCTCCACCTGTTTCCTCTGCTCCACCTGTCACTGTGTTCCACCTGTTTCCTCTGCTTCACTTCTCCCTCTAACCACCTCTCACTCTGCTCCACCTGTCCCAGGTAAGCGTGGGGTGCTGAAGCGGCCATGGTCGGAGGCGGAGCGTGTGGCCGTGGAGACTCACCTGAAAGGGAACCTGGTGGAGCTGCGGGTCCCGGCAAAGGCTGACTGTGAGCGCTGCCTGGAGCTCTGCCCACTGCTGGTCAGCAACCAGCGCGACTGGCGGTCCATCAAGTTCTACGTCCACAACCGCATCCAGCTGCTGAAGAAGCAGGGGCGGAGGGAGAGCGCCGCCCTCTGAGAGCCCCCACCTCATGTACAGACCAGCAGAGGGAGGCGAAGGGGACACATTAACCCCCTCCCTCGTGTACAGACCAgcagaggaagggggaggagagacTGACCCGCACCCTCATGTACAAaccaggagagagaggggaggagacaCTAACCCCCACCCTCATGTACAGAccagcagagggagggggaggagacactGACCGCCACCCTCATGTACAGACCAGCAGAGGGAGGACTTCCTGTTGGGGGGGCCTCAGTGATGGATCAGCTGTGTGTAACCTGTGAATATGAGTCCAGTGAACGCGTcctacagatttatttttgtcctcCCGCCGGCTTCACACGGTGCGGGGCggtgcagcagcaggtggaggagctccaaccaaaaaaacattttggagctTCATCCACCACGTTCAAAACGCATCAATCATCTTACTCGTGCTGCAAGTTTTTAATATTGCATGTGTGTTGACGGTGCATATCTGTGGACAGGGCCGAcagtggccgacaggtgcaaataAGCTCCAgcggcccaaaacatttccatcaggagaaacgcACTGCAGCTTGAGTAACGCTAcgaaaacacaaatgtgccagtAAAacttacatttgtgttttaaaattaGAATTATTTCGGAagctgcagcgcgtttctcctaatTCCAATGTTTCGAGGTGTTGTTGCGCATTTGGCAGCCACTGTACCAGGTCAGATAAAGATGCGAcaattaatattatatataatattatcaTATCGTTATATTCCAGTGGGGGCAGCGCAGGATGTTTTTGCGACATTTCCAGTTCGTTCCAGAGAGAAGTCCAAATTCTAATTGAGGATTTATTATTAGGAGACGATGTTAAAAACAATGGAGGTCATTGGTTCAGCTCTCCGTGCATCAGCCCACACACTGCAtacactctgtgtgtgtgtgtgtgtgtttgtgtgtccacgtgtaaatgttgtttttatattgactGATGTTGTTTTATTGCCCACACAGTGTTGTTGGACCATGATGCACCTGTGATGCATTCTGTATGGATGACCGCTGACCTGAGTTCACTGCATATCAGAGTTTAATCTATATTTCAGATGATTTTACCCATAGTGTAAATACTTCATATGAAGAGTATTAGTGACGGCAAAGCAGTGTGTGATGATGgtgtacatactgtaaatactacCTCTACTTATTAAAGTGTACCACATTATGACGTGTTTTTTGTCTTAAAGATTGGAACAGATAACAGGAATGAACAGATGATGAGTTTATTGACACAAATATTAAACGGCATTCATAACATAATGTTTTATATGAACACGTACATGCATAGGGTGAACAGAACAGTGGAGAATTAAACGTCTCCGATTATGcacttttatggcatatattataggtctcaaatataaaaaagcaagtctctgatgtgttttgctcaaagtACCAAACAGATCAAGGATTTTAGCATGTCCACTATCCCTTTGCTTTAGCCCCATTTTCATAAGTGCTGATTCTctgactttccctttcatgcaaatgagctgaagctggccgcACCCCTTTGGATAGCAtgcatctctctgtctgaagagagaagtttctaacagagaaactcagctaaacgcttCCGTGATTAAACGTCATATTATGTACccaaccacatcaagcattactttctctcctgcagacatcctgcacagagacacagagttgCTGCTGAGGGGATTTAACACAACAAGCTGCCTATTTTCTACTTCCTTCagatcaaacaaaaacacaatattcatcatcattatttaaaaaaaatatgaaaactagtattgttctgcagcacctccaCACACTCCCTGACCTGTAAAGCTCCATGGTGTCAACGTTCAGCCTCATTCCCCTTCTGTAATAACGCCATGGGAGACTTGTCACGCATCCCCGGGTTGAACAGGGGGTATAGCGGCCCGGTGAAATCTGCGTTGAGGCTGCAGATGAGGCTCTGTTCCTCCACGTTATAGAAGGAGAGTTCCCCGCGCTCAAAGTCCAGAAACACCCCGAGGGTCATGGGCCCGGAGGGGGGCAGCAGCACCGGATGCTGTGTGCTGAGTTGCAGGCTATTGGGGGAGGAGGACAGGAACCAGAACCCGTCGGAGGAGGATGGAATGAGGCGTGAGTCCCCCGGGATGGAGGCTTTACTTGTCACTCCCACCCACCAGGACTGCTTCAGCCCCACCCCCTTATTCCCCAGAGACACCTCCCAGTAGTGTCGtccagaggagagggagggtgtCCCGGTGATGGCGGTTAGACAGGTCACTTGAGCTCCATCAGGAAACGTACAATCCAGTTTATCTCTCAGAATATTGTCTTTGATGAAGAGGAATTCATGTTCAGTTCCTTTCTTGTCCAGTGTCACATTAACTGTGGGAAATGGAAAGCAGCGTCAGTACGAGTCTCACTGTGTGCCTTCCGTTTTATTAAAGAGGCTATATTCTATTTTTTCTAGATAACTTAAAAGTGAGGCACAGAGGGTAAGcagataattattattataatgtaatAACAAATTGTGGAGTGGTTACCGTAACTCTTGCAGGCTGTTGATGGCTGTGTTGGCTCGAACTTGTCTGTAACACAATATTATATCATTTTCATCAATACAGCCAAATAATATCTTTCTGTCTGGTATAACTTTATCAATATTTATATCTACCTTTTGGTAGAAGTGTTTGATTCTCTGGGGAAGAAAGCACAAACAAGTGTCATTACTCAATGATACAATTTAACactataattaaataaacatttaaggAAAGAGTAAtaagagaaatataaaataataataataatgtgttcaAGGCTTCTTACCCTCAACGGGCAATTTGGCTTTCTTCCCTGAAACACAGAATATGTTCAGCATAtctaacatttatatttacaacataACAATGATGTGTTAGAAATAAATAGGTACCTCTCTTTCTATGGAACAGAAATGCAGCTGCCAGCAGCCCTGAGAAGAGGAGTAGACCAAATGCTACCCACCCTGCTGCCCCCCCCGACCCTGAAACACAGGCAATGTTGTTATTTCAATATTGTTTGTAGGTATTAAAAGCTAGTCTAACatgttgaaatgtaattaacatttaaaaatgtcacacacataataataataactggataattgcattttaatttgaccTCCCATGCATTTCCCTGCTGCACCCCTTTTCCTGTGTTCTCACCCTCAGGAGGAGCAGGGGGCTCCTGCATCTCCAGCTGGACCTCCTGCTTCTCCACCAAGCAGGACACCCGGGTGGAGGCGGGCAGCAGGATCCAGCTGTGCACCGACACCAGGCCGGAGGGTGCGGTGCTGTACTGTAGACTCTGCGGGGTGAGGGCCTGCAGGGGGTCCTCCCAGTGCAGGCTTGGGAGGGGAAACCAGCCCTCAGACATACAGCTCAGGTTCAAACGGCCATCCGGTCCCCACGTTGCGGACAGCAGGGGAGGGGTCCCAGTCTCTATATGAGGGAGAGCAGAGAATTAGAGGTCTGCACGTACTCCTGTCTCGTCCATCTGCATTGACTCACCCTTCACCACCAGGCTGACGGTGGCTCTGTTGTAGTGTTTGTCGCTGCTGGTGTAGCAGATGTATTCTCCAGCGTCCTGCAGTGTGACGTTTTCCAGCTTCAGGCTCACATCCCCCCCGCGCAGCCCGCTGGACGCTGCGTCCCTCAGGCCAAACGATGCCCTGCCGGCGTACGTGGCGTCCTGCGAGGTGTGGTTCAGCTGGTACAGCAGCACCGGGGAATCGAAGTGATCCGGGAGGAACCAGCGCACCTCCAGCAGCTCTGCGCTCTTGGGGGGGGAATTCCAGCAGGATAGGGTGGCTGTGTGTCCAAGCTGCACAGAGACTGGAGACCCCCCCACCAGCAGGCTTTCGGCCActgacacacaggaaacacagcacACAGGTTCATCATTTGTTGGACTAACACCATGTAATACctgcattcaacatgttttttgttttgtctccttcTGTGCAtgagtacagtatttgagtaaatgtaatttattacGTTCCAACACTGTTAGGGGGtaaaaaatatttatcttgctGCTGACCGATATAAAGTTTTTCACTTGGACTTGCTGATTAACAACCCATTTCGTTTTTTCCCAAGCTAGAGAAGATGTGATATTACTTAAGTGTTTTTTAACAttgttctctttatacatccatgatgCAGTCAGCAGAGTTATGCAAAAGGTGTGTTTCAATGGCACACCCTCGTGGAGATGCAATCTTGttattgtattaaaatgaagCAGACATCTGATGGGGTAAAGCCACTCCcatcttaaaataaatggatttGTGAATCTagtgtgcatttatttattttgagactGATCTGATCTTTTACATCTGTGCAACCTCTGAACTCCCCCCAGATATCAATAAAATCTCACCAAAACTTCCCCACCCTTATTTagaaactaaaaacaaaaaacaaggtAGAGCTAAAAATCTTCAATAtttgcagaaaaaataaaacactctcAGCTAGTTGGCTACTTAGCTGCTTCCAGTGATGATAGGATTTTGAAAATGGGCTGATCTgaataatgagtacttttacttttggtactttaagtatattttgagaGATATCCTtgtctacttttacttaagtaacattgtgaatgcaggatttttaattgtaacagagtattcctacactctggttcTACTTTAACAGAATCTGAGTACATCTTCCACCTCATTGTTACTTCATATAAACTCACCTGGAGCAGCTCggcagcagaacacacacaccgctAACACCTCCAGCATCAGCCGCAGAGTACCTGTGAAACACACACGTATCACTTTAtactgtggtgtattaaatctggagatataccagggcagatactccctgaggtcggaggaaggttgggtggaagaagagtgaaaaacaacatctggaatatgtTAAAGATGCCCTAGGTCACCTAGTGGGGCATACAGAGTTATTGCCTAGGTGGTAtattaaatcagttcatatacagttagttactccctgaggtcatagagagtgcagagagtgatgtggtacgacaggaggttgtagaacaaacctctggactatgtcagaagacctccagggatgagtaagacaaagactaacgtatatctcaccttatttgggtacacatcctcatagaacatcgcattttgacacacacccacatttctcctataaagtgtgtgcacaaagactgttcgggggacttccacaattggctctggggaccccgcatcgcccgtgttggtgtatgatactatgccAGGGATGGCCAACCAGTCAGGGacgaagagacaattatttgactgtgttactgcaaagagccacatcatacacacatcgtggATGTATGTCCGCCCACGTCTCTcttgccctttctcttttgctctcaccctttctgtgtgctccaggggcatagctagttttgaagtttgagtggggtggacttcacatcctctaggggggtccgggggcatgcTTCCCAgggcagattttaaaaaacactttaaagtgaattgcatggttctggtgcactttgagagcaaaattaagaggctacacaatataactgtgtggtcttggtaaggggagggggcacaactctcaacacaaatgtgagacataaaaaaatatatatatatacatttttctttttaatttcaaaatgttcatttgggtgggatttcattttttttaggtgggctgaagttcacctaaaataggtatagctacgccactggtgtgctccctcactctattCCTTAGtgcccctctctgtctctcacacatagaaaatgaaaatctaaaaatgtacaataattgacacagacacacactccaatagagacacactctgtcacacagacagacacacatacctctgctcagccagatttcgtgtaaatgtcacacaccatgatattgacagaaagtattaagaccagaggccagttattttcagccattaagattgtgtgcactgtctcacacacactctcacttaatcatgtgaaaactattttttttattacttactgcatgttgcttctttgaactaagttggcattcattgcgTTGCACAATCCTTTACACATCtggcttacaatatttaaatgtttgtatttaaaacaaacccatgactaaggttggttcaaatactgcttcatgacagttatttagaaataaatgaagtgCATTTAAGTTAATTATCCTCGCATGATAACTATCTCAACGTTTACCCTGTGACTGGCAGaagatgcactttctctcttatttatgTCGTTATCGCGATTCAGCAACTCCGGAGTCCTTCTGTGTCggtggccagctttccgtgagcaggcactctcacacacaactacaactgcaaagtgttaccGTTTTGATCTGACAACTTTTTATTGAGTTATTACGGTcttatctgagttttattttcgcCGTTCAGAGATCTCTCTCTTCACTGTCACATCGCGGGTGCAGTAGAACCCGCCtcctgtactgcaggatctgcattctgattggctaaagcacttccGTATCGAAAACTCTGTGTAAGgattggcctggaacttgtgtgtcCTTAACCCTTTTTGAACTTGGATACATGTGcgcaaaaaaaaaccacacttCAAATTCCATATGAACTGAGGAGCTGCATGAGACATAGTACAGGTTGGCCACCCCTGTACTGTGCTgctgtaataaaccttattatatacaagctggtgtctccggagacttcttcatcatcttcacaaacatcgctacaagatatacttctATGCATTTACACAAGAGAACAGACTAactcataataataaaaataacaatacattgcgaataatatattatatagcACTCTCATTGAACCTACCCATCGTTCTGATTCAGAGACAAAAGACCCGTCACACCGCGCAAACTGTTGTCCGTGAAGACTGCAGAGAAGAATACAGATGTATAAAGGGTTTAGAGATAAAGACTTAGATTTTAAAATAGATTAGAGATGAAGCAAAGAGACACAGATTGATGTCAGTTTGACCGTCACTTTTCCATCCGACAAGTTTTACgctttttactttcacttccaCCACTCCCGGAAGATGTCGCCTCCCACACTGATATTTCATTACGACCTTATATAGCCTAGGCTACACACGTCACTCACAGAATGCTGGAGAACTTGTGCTGAGGTCACACCGCCACTATATGACCGTACCTAGATACTCCGCCTTCATTCGGAAAAACACTGCTCACCTGGAAACACTCACTTGTATACAGTCAATAATGACCTGTATAAAGTCTGTTCTCACCTGTAGGCCTATATACTCACCTGTATATGAGCTCTGTATGTATACTCACTCATTTGTATGCTTACCTGTGTATTTACTCAGCTGTACATTTAATCACCTGTGTATATATACTCACCTGTATGGTCACCTGTATTAAACTCAACTGTGCATATAtacgtccagcagtggctcagtcattaggggcttagactgggaatcgtagggttgaCGGTCCCCGAAcaaacttgaaatatggaaagtggactgctacttagagagtcccagttcacctcctaggccctgctgtggtgcccttgagcaaggcaccggacacctccaatcccccctccccattgctccccgggcgctgcacaatagctgcccactgctcctaatactaggatgggttaaatatgaccctgaaaaagTACTCTTAATTCATCTGTCGTTGGTTTTTCCTCTTTATGGTATAATATCGTCCTACTAAAGtgttgggaaataaaataataataataataataatgtgtttttgattaaccttaaaagtgtaaaaatgttattggggcttttgtatttattgaaatgaatgCAGACTGGTTAAACACCAGTGATAATGAGGAAGGGGACTTCTCACGTGAGTGGGTTACGTTAGCATAaaaagacttcaaaataaatgcgTTCAGTTGAGAAAAAATTAGCAAGTagattttcacatgtttatttGGAGcatacaataaacacattacaagCAAAGCAAACGCAATCCAATAATATGGTAAAGCTGGACAGCTcactaaaaagaaaacataacttTACTTCTGATTTACCTTACTCTGAAATTCTTGACCGGAAATGTCAAGTGTGACTGTGGAGGGGTTGGTTTAGCTCTGTTTATTCTGTTTATATGTTATGTTTATGAGCCTCTGTGTGCTTAGTGCCGTTTATTAACTTCACAGTCGGCTGGATACTGCTCCATTCAGCATGATTAGTTGGACTAACGAGTGGGtttaacatgtttatattaGTTTGAGACGTTAACATTAGCTGCTGGCTCTCAGTTAGCATTAGTTATCAGACCCGTTCAGTGACCCTGGGACATGTGGTAACGTTTTGTTTACGTTTCCAAAGTCCACCGGACAGCAGTAAACtgtaaacaattataaataattcAGCTCCGCTGCTGCCTCCAGACATGTCCCACCCTGAGGACTGTGATGACTCCACTCCCCTGCTCAGGGAGGAAGCCAACAGGTGAATGAATGTCTACACGTTGAATGTCAGTGTATGAACGGTTGTGTTGTGTATGAATGCCTGCAcgtacagcatgtgtgtgtgtgtgtgtgtgtgtgtgtgtgtgtgtgtgtgtgtgtgtgtgtgtgtgtgtgtgtgtgtgtgtgtgtgtgtgtgtgtgtgtgtgtgtgtgtgtgtgtgtgtgtgtgtgtgtagccgtGCCATAACACTGTCCTGTCTCTCCGCTGTGCATAGTTATGATGACTATCAGGATGAAGACTACAAGCCTCGCTGGAGGTCCATCAGAGTCATGTACTTCACCATGTTCCTCAGCAGTGTCGGTGAGGAACCAGCTACATATaatattacataataataataataataatacaa
This genomic interval carries:
- the LOC134875954 gene encoding butyrophilin subfamily 2 member A2-like, which translates into the protein MGTLRLMLEVLAVCVFCCRAAPVAESLLVGGSPVSVQLGHTATLSCWNSPPKSAELLEVRWFLPDHFDSPVLLYQLNHTSQDATYAGRASFGLRDAASSGLRGGDVSLKLENVTLQDAGEYICYTSSDKHYNRATVSLVVKETGTPPLLSATWGPDGRLNLSCMSEGWFPLPSLHWEDPLQALTPQSLQYSTAPSGLVSVHSWILLPASTRVSCLVEKQEVQLEMQEPPAPPEGSGGAAGWVAFGLLLFSGLLAAAFLFHRKRGKKAKLPVEENQTLLPKDKFEPTQPSTACKSYVNVTLDKKGTEHEFLFIKDNILRDKLDCTFPDGAQVTCLTAITGTPSLSSGRHYWEVSLGNKGVGLKQSWWVGVTSKASIPGDSRLIPSSSDGFWFLSSSPNSLQLSTQHPVLLPPSGPMTLGVFLDFERGELSFYNVEEQSLICSLNADFTGPLYPLFNPGMRDKSPMALLQKGNEAER